A section of the Candidatus Hydrogenedentota bacterium genome encodes:
- a CDS encoding uracil-DNA glycosylase family protein: MTGQDLQVKLDALLAEVRACTHCREVLPLGPRPVLRANSAARILIVGQAPGTRVHATGIPWNDPSGVRLRQWLGVAPETFYDPTRFAIIPMGFCYPGRDTRGGDLPPRLECAPLWHDRLLAMLPNLKLTLLVGAYAQRYYLGKRTGKTLGETVSRWREFGPTMLPLPHPSPRNRLWLRRNPWFEEEVVPELQARVDALLNT; this comes from the coding sequence ATGACGGGACAGGATTTACAAGTGAAACTCGACGCCCTCCTCGCGGAAGTCCGGGCCTGCACCCACTGCAGGGAAGTATTGCCCCTCGGCCCCCGGCCCGTGCTCCGCGCGAACAGCGCCGCCCGAATTCTGATCGTGGGCCAGGCGCCGGGCACCCGGGTTCATGCAACCGGAATCCCCTGGAACGACCCCAGCGGCGTGCGGCTCCGCCAATGGCTGGGGGTGGCCCCGGAGACCTTCTACGACCCGACCCGATTTGCCATCATTCCCATGGGCTTCTGTTATCCCGGTCGGGACACTCGCGGCGGCGACCTGCCCCCGCGTCTGGAGTGCGCGCCGCTCTGGCATGATCGCCTGCTGGCGATGCTGCCGAATCTGAAACTGACGCTGCTGGTGGGCGCCTATGCCCAACGCTACTATCTTGGTAAGCGAACCGGCAAGACACTGGGCGAGACCGTATCTCGCTGGCGCGAATTCGGGCCCACCATGTTACCCCTGCCACATCCGTCGCCGCGGAATCGGCTCTGGCTGAGGCGCAATCCGTGGTTTGAGGAGGAAGTGGTGCCGGAATTGCAGGCAAGGGTAGATGCGCTTCTGAACACGTGA
- a CDS encoding type II toxin-antitoxin system VapC family toxin, which produces MDPIIAGQQAVTRQWWDDRRSAFRLFVSDFVLQEVSKGNPEVAARRLQLLESLPALEVDGESMALAAQILESGVIPPKAGTDAAHVALASRHNVDYLLTWNCRHIANAEIIKSLELIVAKQGYALPVLCTPYELLGGQNDV; this is translated from the coding sequence ATGGACCCGATAATCGCGGGACAGCAGGCCGTCACCCGCCAATGGTGGGACGACCGGAGATCGGCGTTTCGGCTGTTCGTATCCGATTTTGTTCTTCAGGAGGTTTCGAAAGGTAATCCTGAAGTTGCAGCCCGGCGGCTACAGTTGCTTGAGAGTCTTCCAGCGCTGGAAGTTGACGGCGAATCAATGGCGCTTGCAGCCCAAATTTTGGAGAGCGGTGTGATTCCACCCAAAGCGGGAACCGACGCGGCCCACGTGGCACTTGCATCTCGACACAACGTCGACTATTTGCTCACTTGGAATTGCAGACATATCGCCAATGCCGAAATAATAAAGTCGTTGGAATTGATTGTGGCCAAGCAGGGTTATGCGCTGCCAGTCTTGTGCACCCCATACGAACTACTAGGAGGTCAGAACGATGTCTAA
- a CDS encoding DUF2029 domain-containing protein, whose translation MDKATFVYPPTIAVISLPMSLLPWKIAAWTFRFTSFLATAGICLLAARLGSESTEKSPLLGPLGWYAGACALLGSAHQAIFQGQLSLIVVFGCLAAWYGHQRRILWLFLLGFLLASIKPQISLIPLLYILFSGNVRWFTYGVMLCASVSLFMLIAVPTPDLFAAYDGSMENHLKYQYFNSWSWYCGVPALFGATPWGKYFMLLGIALGGAGTAWVARANAKLNDTLSNRLRHQQLVWIIAMAAMPVHIYDLTGQYFIVITLWAMPGWTRRATVFACMLVGDKSYQIAPRLSKIGLPPELSDWARVHGASVMATMLLIAFILWYWRDFGPRKTLNPKREPGHS comes from the coding sequence ATGGACAAGGCAACTTTCGTCTACCCGCCGACCATTGCCGTCATAAGCCTGCCCATGTCCCTGTTACCGTGGAAAATTGCTGCCTGGACGTTTCGATTTACCAGCTTCCTGGCGACCGCGGGCATCTGCCTGCTTGCAGCAAGGCTCGGATCGGAAAGTACAGAGAAATCGCCGCTGCTAGGTCCATTGGGTTGGTACGCCGGCGCATGCGCTTTACTTGGTTCGGCACATCAGGCGATATTTCAGGGGCAACTTTCGTTAATCGTCGTGTTCGGGTGCCTGGCTGCGTGGTATGGGCATCAACGCAGGATTCTATGGCTGTTCTTGCTTGGATTCTTGCTGGCGAGCATCAAGCCGCAAATCAGCCTGATTCCACTCCTCTACATCCTCTTCTCCGGGAATGTCCGATGGTTCACTTACGGCGTCATGTTGTGTGCTTCGGTATCACTCTTCATGCTCATCGCTGTACCAACGCCCGACCTCTTTGCTGCCTACGATGGATCGATGGAAAACCATCTGAAGTACCAGTATTTCAACAGTTGGTCGTGGTACTGCGGCGTACCCGCACTGTTTGGGGCGACTCCCTGGGGGAAATATTTCATGTTGCTGGGCATTGCTCTGGGTGGGGCCGGGACCGCCTGGGTCGCTCGCGCCAACGCAAAACTTAACGATACACTTTCCAACCGGCTGCGGCATCAGCAACTGGTTTGGATCATCGCGATGGCCGCCATGCCAGTTCACATTTACGACCTGACCGGCCAGTACTTCATTGTAATCACACTCTGGGCGATGCCGGGTTGGACCCGGCGCGCGACCGTGTTCGCCTGCATGCTTGTCGGGGATAAGTCGTATCAAATTGCGCCGAGGCTATCCAAAATCGGCTTGCCTCCCGAACTATCGGATTGGGCCAGAGTTCACGGCGCATCCGTAATGGCGACCATGCTGCTCATTGCTTTCATCTTATGGTATTGGCGTGATTTCGGTCCCCGAAAGACCCTGAACCCGAAGCGTGAGCCAGGGCACTCCTGA
- a CDS encoding amino acid adenylation domain-containing protein → MREGMLCLHEIFEQRVVEGPDRPAVTFEGETLTYDALNRRANQLAHLLRARGVGRETLVGLCLERSFDTVTAILAVHKAGAAYVPMDPSNPPERVRMIVEDAQCPVVIILEAQRHRFTDSSTLIALDDTGQPWEDYPETNPEPVALCDELAYVIYTSGSTGRPKGVPIAHRNVTRLFTSTAAWFDFSARDTWTLFHSFAFDFSVWEIWGALLHGGRLVVVPYWLSRSPDDFHRLLVEEGVTVLNQTPSAFAQLQAVVLAQPEELPRPLELRYVIFGGENLSYQSLAPWFERHGDENPQMINMYGITETTIHVTYRRVRQHEAVPGTPSYIGVPIPDQPCHVVTRDGLIAEIGEEGELYVGGAGNARGYMNRPDLTAERFISSPFPQDNGAILYKSGDLVRRLDGDMVYLGRIDRQVQLRGFRVELGEIENALVTFEGVQGAAALPHTTDQGDLRLVAYYVSTLALPVASLREHMTRSLPDYMVPSAFIRIDTMPLTGNGKTDYRALPEPVFERGNVEYVAPDSEVERKLASLWQELLQVPVVGADDNFFALGGHSLLATRLLLRIQEAFGVRLSLRNLYEAPSLVGIAESLGRISHDDKAVVGTEFPLAARSLPLPSSFAQERLWFIEHLDPGNSAYIIPILFEINGAVDLPKLRKSVEAVVSRHEVLRTTFQRTEEGLFQLVKPESDVTFHVLELNSTTEDEDVANQIRADLSKTARNPMNLEKGPLAKFFYYTHRTKHSFLGLIVHHTLFDGWSISVLLKDLADAYTSYDSDAPHPLAPLQYQYADYSHWQRSQYTSGALQHQLSYWKQQLAAPLPVLEIPTDFPRPPRQTWKGAVARGRVDDTGTTKLEQLALDHHTTTFTVLIAAWQLLLHRYSGQQEIVIGCASAGRNHPAMEEMIGFFVNTVALRTQLADYSTLTELLGGLNTVVLDALEHQDLPFDRVVAEVREEQDPSRAPIFQVMFVLHNTPSYEASFCDLQISGEELSNGCAKFDLSLTVQPRHGELLLNLEYNTSLFLPETAARMLRSYETLLKSILENPGGRLGDFQIVDGPERTLLLETWTDTAYPLDRTLSLHRLFEARAAELPDCVAVADDETSLTYGELNARANQLAHYLLARGVAPEEPVPFFLGRTVRVMVAIIGILKAGAAYVPLDLLDPPARRGRVLSVLTPRLLLTESELAPQLNDVAAECVCLDGPGLLEDLATDSPGIGASGENLAYVIFTSGSTGEPKGVCCTHQGVINLYQDLQSRLPIGPGDACSIWTAFSFDVSVYESWTSLLAGATLHIIPERVRANPEACLEWLRAREVVTGYIPGFMLPTLLETQRRAPLPWRRLLVGVEPLSEALLSDIVEATPGLVLLNLYGPTEAAIYVTLYQAHDTHPRPTGNAPIGKAIHNTRIYVLDPAMNPVPVGVPGELYIGGVGLARGYYNAPELTARQFVPDPFTELDSKRLYRTGDLVYFKGDGNIQFVRRMDRYIKLRGYRIEPGEIESALREFPGVDDAVLLLNEKGSAGPRLVAYLATQNPDTLNTDHLADFLKGQLPAHMCPAQFVPLARFPRTVQGKLDRKALPEPSSPSVNVEASGPRNECERVLLEIWHSCLDTHGGGIHSDFFTLGGHSLLAVKVLDRVNRRWGSTLTLSDFFDNPTVAGLAGKLGARSGENEPLRGIQLREVKSGIRIPFFCLPGAGDSGGIYDAYAEALSSDQPFWGFSNLDADLGGPNGIEEVARRCIEGMKMVRPAGPYYLGGFSFGGTLAYEMARQLIEAGEEVPFIAVIDGSTTDHYRIKASLSKLYLKCLVERIRARCHVLARTWKLHVGYLRDGIGLFARRSSRYRDSDLPPLRLSEFLRWIWVDASVQYYFIQAGLSKPTISERRVGLFLDQLVRSRTKVMRSSRQAIGDYRMVPIQAEITLFRAQHNPYKSERRDPTYGWGRIALKGVRIVEVPGNHMAMIRPPYATGLGQALQRMMDALESRDTPP, encoded by the coding sequence ATGCGTGAAGGGATGCTGTGTCTACACGAGATCTTTGAGCAACGGGTGGTGGAAGGGCCCGATCGCCCCGCGGTTACGTTCGAAGGAGAGACACTCACATACGACGCGCTGAACCGGCGTGCGAATCAACTCGCCCACCTGCTGAGAGCGCGGGGTGTGGGACGGGAAACCCTGGTGGGCCTCTGCCTCGAGCGAAGCTTCGATACGGTCACAGCTATCCTGGCCGTACACAAGGCGGGCGCAGCCTACGTGCCCATGGATCCCTCGAATCCGCCAGAACGCGTGCGCATGATCGTTGAAGACGCGCAATGCCCGGTGGTCATCATCCTTGAGGCGCAGCGGCATCGCTTCACCGATAGCAGTACCCTTATCGCGCTGGACGACACGGGGCAACCCTGGGAAGACTACCCGGAGACGAACCCCGAGCCGGTGGCGCTGTGCGATGAGCTCGCGTACGTCATCTATACATCCGGATCCACGGGCAGACCGAAGGGTGTTCCCATTGCGCATCGAAATGTGACGCGACTGTTCACATCCACGGCGGCGTGGTTTGACTTTTCAGCGCGCGACACCTGGACTCTCTTCCACTCGTTTGCCTTTGATTTCTCTGTCTGGGAAATCTGGGGCGCGCTCCTCCATGGCGGACGGTTGGTCGTGGTGCCCTACTGGCTAAGTCGTTCTCCAGACGATTTCCACCGTCTACTTGTTGAAGAGGGAGTCACTGTGTTGAACCAGACTCCCTCAGCTTTTGCACAGCTTCAGGCCGTCGTTCTCGCCCAACCCGAGGAATTGCCCAGGCCGCTGGAATTACGCTACGTAATCTTTGGAGGAGAGAACCTTTCCTATCAGAGCCTCGCGCCATGGTTCGAGCGCCATGGCGATGAGAATCCACAGATGATCAACATGTATGGGATCACGGAAACTACCATCCATGTCACATATCGTCGAGTGCGTCAGCATGAGGCCGTTCCTGGGACACCCAGTTACATTGGTGTGCCAATTCCGGACCAGCCATGCCACGTCGTAACCCGCGACGGACTGATCGCCGAAATTGGGGAAGAAGGCGAGCTCTATGTCGGCGGAGCTGGCAACGCCAGAGGGTACATGAATCGCCCGGACTTGACCGCTGAGCGATTTATTTCAAGTCCGTTTCCCCAGGATAATGGGGCCATACTATACAAGTCAGGTGACCTCGTTCGACGTCTTGACGGGGACATGGTCTATTTGGGGCGCATTGACCGGCAGGTTCAGCTCAGAGGCTTTCGTGTGGAATTGGGCGAAATAGAGAACGCGTTGGTCACTTTTGAAGGTGTTCAGGGAGCCGCCGCGCTTCCACACACAACAGACCAGGGCGACCTCCGTCTCGTGGCCTACTACGTTTCGACCTTGGCATTACCTGTAGCCTCCCTTCGCGAGCATATGACCCGATCGCTCCCGGACTACATGGTTCCTTCGGCATTTATCCGTATCGACACCATGCCCCTCACGGGCAATGGCAAGACCGACTATCGTGCCCTGCCCGAGCCCGTGTTCGAACGCGGGAATGTGGAATACGTCGCGCCAGACAGCGAGGTCGAACGCAAGCTCGCTTCGCTTTGGCAAGAGTTGCTCCAGGTTCCTGTAGTCGGAGCTGACGACAATTTTTTCGCGCTGGGTGGGCACTCCCTGTTGGCGACTCGACTTCTCCTCCGGATTCAAGAAGCGTTTGGTGTTCGATTATCACTGCGCAATCTCTATGAAGCCCCGTCGCTCGTCGGTATCGCCGAATCCCTGGGCAGGATTAGTCATGATGACAAGGCTGTTGTCGGGACCGAGTTTCCGCTGGCCGCCCGCTCGCTGCCCCTGCCCTCTTCTTTCGCACAAGAAAGACTGTGGTTCATCGAGCATCTCGATCCGGGGAATTCAGCTTATATAATACCAATACTCTTCGAAATCAATGGGGCAGTCGACCTGCCAAAGCTGAGAAAGTCCGTGGAAGCGGTCGTTTCCAGGCACGAAGTTCTGCGTACCACTTTTCAAAGAACTGAAGAAGGGCTGTTTCAGCTTGTCAAGCCTGAGTCCGATGTGACTTTTCACGTTTTGGAATTGAACTCGACAACGGAAGATGAAGACGTTGCGAATCAGATTCGGGCAGACCTGAGCAAGACGGCCAGAAATCCGATGAATCTGGAAAAGGGTCCCCTCGCAAAGTTCTTCTACTACACCCATCGAACCAAGCATAGTTTTCTTGGACTCATTGTTCATCATACCCTGTTCGACGGGTGGTCCATCAGCGTCCTGCTCAAAGATTTGGCAGATGCATACACATCATATGATTCTGACGCTCCCCATCCTCTGGCGCCGCTGCAGTACCAGTATGCGGACTATAGCCATTGGCAGCGCAGCCAGTACACATCCGGTGCGCTGCAGCATCAACTTTCGTATTGGAAACAACAGCTCGCCGCCCCCTTACCCGTACTGGAAATACCCACCGATTTTCCCCGTCCGCCCCGTCAGACTTGGAAAGGTGCGGTTGCGCGCGGTCGCGTGGACGATACCGGCACCACCAAGCTGGAGCAATTGGCACTCGACCACCATACGACGACCTTCACGGTACTGATCGCCGCGTGGCAGTTGCTGCTTCATCGCTATTCCGGTCAACAGGAGATTGTCATCGGTTGCGCATCCGCGGGGCGTAATCATCCCGCAATGGAGGAGATGATCGGCTTTTTCGTGAACACCGTCGCGCTGCGGACGCAGCTGGCTGACTACTCGACGCTTACCGAGCTCCTGGGAGGGCTCAACACTGTTGTACTCGATGCGCTGGAGCATCAGGACCTTCCCTTCGATAGAGTCGTCGCGGAAGTGCGTGAAGAGCAGGACCCGAGCCGTGCTCCCATTTTTCAAGTCATGTTCGTCTTGCACAACACCCCAAGCTACGAGGCTTCGTTTTGCGACCTGCAAATCTCTGGCGAGGAGTTGAGCAATGGATGCGCAAAATTCGACCTTAGTCTTACTGTCCAGCCACGGCATGGCGAACTATTGTTGAATCTTGAATACAACACGTCGCTTTTCCTGCCGGAAACGGCGGCGCGGATGCTGCGCAGCTATGAGACGCTGCTCAAGTCCATTCTTGAGAACCCAGGCGGTCGGCTTGGTGACTTCCAGATCGTGGACGGCCCCGAGCGGACGCTGCTGCTGGAGACGTGGACGGACACGGCCTACCCGCTGGACCGTACACTGTCCCTGCACCGCCTCTTTGAGGCACGTGCGGCGGAGCTTCCCGATTGCGTCGCGGTGGCGGACGACGAGACTTCCCTGACCTATGGTGAACTCAACGCCCGAGCCAATCAGCTCGCCCACTACCTGCTGGCGCGGGGCGTGGCGCCCGAAGAGCCCGTGCCCTTCTTCCTGGGGCGGACTGTGCGGGTGATGGTGGCGATTATCGGCATCCTCAAAGCCGGAGCCGCCTATGTGCCGCTGGATCTGCTCGATCCCCCGGCGCGGCGCGGCCGGGTTCTGTCCGTGCTGACGCCCCGCCTGCTCCTGACGGAAAGCGAGCTCGCCCCCCAGTTGAACGACGTCGCGGCGGAATGCGTGTGTCTGGATGGGCCGGGGCTGCTGGAGGATTTGGCGACTGACTCTCCCGGCATCGGGGCAAGCGGCGAGAACCTGGCCTATGTCATCTTCACCTCCGGTTCGACCGGCGAGCCCAAGGGCGTATGCTGCACCCACCAGGGCGTGATCAACCTCTACCAGGATTTGCAGTCGCGACTTCCCATCGGGCCGGGGGACGCGTGCAGCATCTGGACCGCCTTCAGCTTCGACGTGTCCGTCTATGAATCGTGGACCAGCCTTCTGGCGGGGGCCACCCTGCACATCATTCCCGAGCGCGTGCGGGCCAATCCGGAGGCATGCCTCGAATGGCTCCGGGCACGAGAGGTTGTCACGGGGTACATCCCCGGGTTCATGCTGCCCACGTTGCTGGAAACCCAGCGGCGCGCGCCCCTGCCGTGGCGCAGGCTGCTGGTCGGCGTGGAGCCCCTGTCCGAGGCCTTGCTGAGCGACATCGTGGAAGCTACACCCGGCCTCGTACTGCTCAACCTCTACGGACCGACCGAAGCGGCGATCTACGTCACCCTATATCAGGCGCACGACACCCATCCCCGGCCGACGGGGAACGCCCCGATAGGCAAGGCAATCCACAACACCCGCATCTACGTGCTTGACCCCGCCATGAATCCCGTGCCTGTGGGCGTACCCGGCGAACTTTACATCGGCGGCGTGGGGCTCGCCCGAGGCTACTATAATGCCCCGGAGCTGACCGCGCGACAGTTCGTGCCCGACCCCTTTACGGAACTGGACAGCAAACGCCTCTACCGCACCGGCGATCTCGTCTACTTCAAGGGTGACGGGAACATTCAGTTCGTCCGCCGCATGGACCGCTATATCAAGCTGCGCGGCTACCGCATCGAGCCGGGAGAAATAGAAAGCGCGCTGCGCGAGTTTCCGGGCGTTGACGATGCCGTGTTGCTGTTGAATGAGAAAGGTAGCGCAGGCCCAAGACTCGTAGCCTACCTGGCCACACAGAACCCGGACACCCTGAACACCGATCACCTCGCCGATTTCCTCAAGGGGCAACTGCCCGCCCATATGTGCCCGGCTCAGTTCGTGCCCCTCGCCCGCTTCCCCCGAACCGTGCAGGGAAAACTCGACCGAAAAGCCCTACCGGAGCCCAGTTCACCGAGCGTTAACGTTGAAGCATCAGGCCCACGAAACGAGTGTGAGCGCGTACTTCTTGAAATCTGGCACTCCTGTCTTGATACCCATGGCGGCGGTATTCACTCGGATTTTTTCACGCTCGGTGGCCATTCACTACTTGCAGTCAAAGTGCTCGACCGAGTAAATCGACGTTGGGGAAGCACATTGACCCTGTCGGACTTTTTTGACAATCCAACGGTCGCCGGACTCGCGGGAAAGCTTGGAGCCAGATCGGGTGAGAATGAACCCCTGCGCGGAATTCAACTCCGAGAAGTAAAGTCAGGCATCCGGATCCCATTCTTCTGCCTTCCCGGTGCAGGTGATTCTGGTGGAATCTATGACGCCTACGCCGAAGCACTTTCTTCGGATCAGCCTTTTTGGGGATTTTCCAACCTCGACGCCGACTTGGGCGGTCCCAACGGAATTGAGGAGGTGGCGCGACGGTGCATCGAAGGAATGAAAATGGTACGCCCCGCCGGCCCCTACTACCTCGGAGGATTTTCGTTCGGCGGCACCTTGGCCTATGAAATGGCACGGCAACTCATCGAGGCGGGCGAAGAAGTCCCCTTTATCGCAGTTATCGACGGCTCAACTACCGATCACTATCGAATCAAGGCATCGCTATCCAAATTGTACCTGAAATGCCTTGTCGAGCGGATTCGGGCACGATGCCACGTTCTTGCCCGAACCTGGAAGCTGCATGTGGGCTACCTGCGTGATGGCATCGGACTATTTGCGCGGCGTTCCAGCCGGTATCGAGATTCAGATCTTCCTCCCTTGCGCTTGTCGGAGTTCCTTCGTTGGATCTGGGTCGATGCCTCTGTCCAGTACTACTTTATTCAGGCGGGCCTCTCAAAGCCAACCATCAGCGAGCGCCGGGTGGGACTTTTTCTTGATCAGCTCGTCCGCTCCAGGACAAAAGTCATGCGTTCCAGCCGGCAGGCAATTGGCGACTACAGGATGGTGCCCATCCAGGCCGAAATAACGCTCTTTAGAGCACAACACAACCCCTACAAGTCTGAACGGCGGGACCCCACGTATGGTTGGGGGCGTATTGCGCTCAAGGGTGTGCGCATTGTGGAAGTCCCAGGGAACCACATGGCCATGATTCGACCGCCCTATGCCACTGGACTTGGGCAAGCCCTCCAACGCATGATGGATGCGTTGGAGTCGAGAGACACGCCACCCTGA
- a CDS encoding P-loop NTPase — protein MITESQVLDAMRHIIDPDFGKDIVSLGFIKNIKIDDGAVSFSVELTTPACPVKEQFQKACESSVAQLPGVKNVQVNMTAMKPKERSGPRVDTLKNVGAVIAVSSCKGGVGKSTVAAYLARAIQREGHSVGLLDVDIYGPSVPTLFRVHQPEVYMKNNLIEPVMVDGLKTMSLGYVMGDRPAVMRGPMVSNYTSQILQQTDWGTLDYLIIDMPPGTGDIQLTLVQQASLDGAIIVTTPQALSLVDVARGILMFESVKVPVLGMVENMAYFLCDNCEKKHFIFGSSTATLKARFGLDTLAQLPLMAGVTDASTKEAGEDIAAFREMADQLHREVGKRRLEEEAPPEVVAGFGEIIVKLGNGKEIRVANKTLRVSCQCALCVNEFTGQPLLNPDTVPEDIKVESFATLGNYALGIVWSDGHSSGIFPWEHIKRVAAL, from the coding sequence ATGATCACCGAAAGCCAGGTGCTCGACGCCATGCGTCACATAATCGATCCCGACTTTGGGAAAGACATCGTTTCCCTCGGGTTCATCAAGAACATCAAGATAGACGATGGGGCCGTTTCCTTCTCCGTCGAACTGACCACGCCCGCCTGCCCCGTCAAGGAGCAGTTCCAGAAAGCCTGCGAGTCCTCCGTGGCTCAATTGCCCGGCGTGAAGAATGTCCAGGTTAACATGACCGCCATGAAACCGAAGGAACGGAGTGGCCCGCGGGTAGACACCCTGAAGAATGTGGGCGCCGTAATCGCCGTCTCTTCGTGCAAGGGCGGCGTGGGCAAATCGACCGTGGCGGCTTATCTTGCCCGGGCCATCCAACGGGAAGGCCACAGCGTGGGCCTGCTCGACGTGGACATCTATGGCCCGTCCGTGCCGACGCTGTTCCGGGTCCACCAACCCGAGGTCTACATGAAAAACAACCTTATCGAGCCGGTGATGGTCGACGGGTTGAAGACCATGTCACTGGGCTATGTCATGGGCGATCGCCCTGCGGTCATGCGCGGGCCGATGGTTTCGAACTATACCTCCCAGATCCTCCAGCAGACCGACTGGGGCACGCTGGACTACCTTATCATCGACATGCCCCCCGGCACGGGCGACATCCAGCTTACCCTGGTGCAGCAGGCGTCGCTCGACGGCGCGATCATCGTCACCACGCCCCAGGCCCTCTCCCTGGTCGACGTGGCCCGAGGCATCCTCATGTTCGAGTCGGTGAAAGTGCCGGTGCTTGGCATGGTGGAAAACATGGCGTACTTCCTCTGCGACAACTGCGAGAAGAAGCACTTCATCTTCGGCAGCAGCACGGCGACCTTGAAGGCCCGCTTTGGCCTCGACACCCTGGCCCAGCTCCCGCTGATGGCGGGCGTGACCGACGCGTCCACCAAAGAAGCCGGTGAAGACATCGCGGCCTTCCGCGAAATGGCCGATCAACTCCACCGTGAAGTAGGCAAGCGCCGCCTGGAAGAAGAAGCCCCGCCGGAAGTAGTTGCGGGTTTCGGCGAGATCATCGTAAAGCTGGGCAACGGTAAAGAGATCCGCGTGGCCAACAAGACCCTGCGCGTCTCCTGCCAGTGCGCCCTCTGCGTGAACGAATTCACCGGTCAGCCCCTGCTCAATCCCGATACGGTGCCCGAAGACATCAAGGTGGAGTCCTTCGCCACGCTGGGGAACTATGCGCTCGGAATCGTCTGGAGCGACGGCCACAGTTCGGGCATTTTCCCCTGGGAACACATCAAGCGGGTGGCCGCGCTGTAA
- a CDS encoding glycosyltransferase family 4 protein: MRVLINGMQGGNQSGTGRYTEELIRHLTALDRDLELTVWWPSWIEPGDWAESVTLEPQPSGVWARLRLERQIQRVAPAYDVVHYPASIGPLDGGANVVVTVHDCIFMRHPDWFRWERAEYYRWAGSRSARRAGRVIADSEATAHDLRELIGVPNSRIDVVPLGVGTQFRPASAGEIDAARERYKLPDPCFLYVGTLEPRKNIAALVRAWDRIAGEIPEHLVIAGRTGWKPEEMLAAINGAKHKERIHLPGYVEDQDLAAALTAARAFVWPSHFEGFGLPVLEAMACGTPVLTSDVSSLPEVAGDAALLVDPESDDAIAEGLKRLSRDDVLRARLSVAGLQRAAEFTWARTAEMTLEVYDRVVNGPAAG; this comes from the coding sequence ATGCGCGTCCTCATCAACGGAATGCAGGGGGGCAACCAGAGTGGCACGGGCCGCTACACGGAAGAGTTGATCCGTCATCTTACGGCGCTCGACCGCGATTTGGAATTGACGGTCTGGTGGCCTTCGTGGATCGAGCCCGGTGACTGGGCCGAATCCGTGACGCTGGAGCCCCAGCCCTCCGGGGTATGGGCGCGGCTCCGGCTTGAGCGGCAGATTCAACGCGTAGCCCCCGCCTATGACGTGGTGCACTATCCAGCCAGTATCGGGCCGCTGGACGGCGGCGCCAATGTCGTCGTTACAGTTCATGATTGCATCTTCATGCGCCATCCCGACTGGTTTCGGTGGGAGCGTGCGGAGTATTACCGCTGGGCCGGCAGCCGAAGCGCGCGCCGGGCCGGGCGGGTTATTGCCGACTCAGAAGCCACGGCCCACGATCTTCGCGAGCTGATCGGTGTGCCTAATTCACGTATCGATGTGGTCCCACTGGGGGTTGGGACTCAGTTTCGCCCCGCATCTGCGGGGGAAATTGACGCGGCGCGGGAACGCTACAAGCTTCCGGATCCCTGCTTTCTCTATGTGGGCACGCTGGAGCCGCGCAAGAATATTGCCGCATTGGTGCGCGCCTGGGACCGTATCGCCGGGGAGATTCCGGAGCACCTCGTGATCGCGGGACGCACGGGCTGGAAGCCGGAGGAGATGCTTGCCGCGATTAACGGGGCAAAACACAAAGAACGCATCCACTTGCCCGGCTACGTCGAAGATCAGGATCTCGCCGCCGCGCTGACGGCGGCGCGCGCTTTTGTCTGGCCAAGCCACTTTGAGGGATTCGGCTTGCCCGTGCTGGAGGCCATGGCCTGCGGCACGCCCGTGCTCACCTCGGATGTCTCCAGTCTGCCCGAAGTCGCCGGGGACGCCGCGCTGCTGGTGGATCCCGAGAGTGACGACGCCATCGCAGAGGGCTTGAAGCGCCTCTCTCGCGACGATGTGCTGCGGGCCCGCCTGTCGGTCGCCGGACTCCAGCGCGCGGCGGAGTTCACCTGGGCGAGGACGGCGGAAATGACGTTGGAGGTGTATGATCGCGTGGTAAACGGGCCGGCCGCGGGTTAG